CCGGCGGCGGTTCGCAGCGGCGCGGAGGTGGAGGCGCTGCATGTGGACCCCTCCGGCCGCCAGGTGAAGGGGGTGGAGGCGCGGATCGGGGAGGACCGTTGGCTGTTCCAGGGACAGCAGGTGGTGCTGGCGGCGGGGGCGGTGAACACGGCGGCGATCCTGCTGCGCTCGGCCGGGGAGCGGCATCCAAGCGGGTTGGCCAACGGCTCGGATCAGGTGGGCCGCAACCTGATGAAGCCCCAGCTCACGGCCCTGCTGCAGCGGGCCAGCAGCCCCAACTCGGGGCGCTACTCACCTGCTCTGGGTCTCACCGACTACTACTGGGGCGACAAGAACGTGAGCTACGCGCTGGGCTCGATCCGCAACGGCGGTGGCGTGCTGCAGGATCCGCTGTTCGCCGAGTCGCCGCCGCTGCTGTCGCTGGTGAGCCGGCTGCTGCCGGATCCGGCGCTGGAGTGGCTGGCCGACCGCTCGATCACCTGGTGGGCGATGACGGCGGTGCTGCCCGACCCGGAGAACCGGGTGACGGTGCGGGGCGAGCGCATCGATGTGGCCTACATCGCCAACAACCGCGAAGCCCACGACCGGCTGGTGTACCGCTGGCTGGACACGATCCAGAAAACCGAGGCCGACCCCGCCACCACGGTGGTGCAGCGGGCCCCGATCTACCCCCGCGGCGAGGCCCCGCTGAGCGTGATGGGCCTGGCCTGCGGCACCTGCCGCATGGGCCCCGATCCGGCTACGTCCGTGGTGAACCTGCAGGGCCGCTGCCACGAACTGGAGAACCTGTGGATCGCCGATGCCAGCGTGTTCCCCAGCTGCCCGGCGGTGGGGCCTGGGCTGACGGTGATCGCCAATGCGTTGCGGGTGGCGGAGGAAGTGCGGTGGGTGTTGGGGTGAGGTTTGTTCCCCTTCTTGAAAGATCCTGCACAGCTGTTCTGTAGCTGGCTGAACCAGTGGTTCTTGGGTCCGATAACCACGCCTACCCTGTGGAGTGTCGAAGCTAGAAGCAATGCCGCACCTGGGTTTTGCGTCTCACCAGCTATTGCTCCAGTGTGGTTATCGGAAAGGGCGCATCGCTCTGCCTTGGTTCACGGAACCGACCAATGACTAGTTAGATTTACTACGCTGCTGGACAGTACGACAACTCGTAGGCAAAGTCGTGTTCAACGTTAGCCCGCGAAGTCGCTGGCCGAAACGCACGAACTTCACGTGGCCTTATAGAGGAGGTCACCCCCTCGTGAACCGGCTGAACACTTCGACCGTGATCACTTTCGGCGGCATCGCGCAAGCTCTGAGTTACCCCACGAAAAAGATCATCTTTGGTAAGTTTTGCCCCTCCAATCCGAACTACGATAACAGCATGATCGCTTAGCAAAGGAATCACACCTGCCCACGCTTCACACAGGAACTGCCAGTATCGATCGATTCGGGTGTGTCTGTCATCAGGGTTCTTGCGCAGCTCAGGAAATGGTGCACCACCTAGAAACCATAATCTTAGCCATTGGTCTTCGGCATAATCGGTAGTGTCCAGGTATGGAGGTGACGTCACAACCAGGCGCACCTTCCCGCATATTTCCGGGAACGAAGCTGCTGAGTCTCTCGCATCTGCTTGGCGGACCATCCCCCTTATCTCGGCTGAGGGGGCTCTGAATCGAAACGTCGCGGTGTTACGGAGAACATCAAACACCCTCCGTCGTGGCGGTTGGAGCCCACGCTCAGCCCACCAACGTATGGAGTAATCTGGTTTAGTGCTTATTGTGCGGGGCATGCGGTTGCTCAAGCAATAATCAGAACGGTGCGACTCTCCGTGGAGTACGCCCAAGGTTAGGGCAGCGATAAACC
This sequence is a window from Cyanobium sp. PCC 7001. Protein-coding genes within it:
- a CDS encoding GMC oxidoreductase — its product is MIIDDTLYDVVVIGSGAAGGTLAAELAEAGRKVLLLERGERLPLVDQNVVDVDLFRKQRYHPEQPWFGSDGDPFNPQMVYALGGNTKIWAAVLERLREAEFEGVAMQDGRSPAWGLHYGDLEPWYDRAEALYRVHGQAGEDPTAPPRSGAYPFEPRPMEPVLEQLHADLARQGLRPYHLPLSWSENAADPTGDAEQFGVERALAAATPAAVRSGAEVEALHVDPSGRQVKGVEARIGEDRWLFQGQQVVLAAGAVNTAAILLRSAGERHPSGLANGSDQVGRNLMKPQLTALLQRASSPNSGRYSPALGLTDYYWGDKNVSYALGSIRNGGGVLQDPLFAESPPLLSLVSRLLPDPALEWLADRSITWWAMTAVLPDPENRVTVRGERIDVAYIANNREAHDRLVYRWLDTIQKTEADPATTVVQRAPIYPRGEAPLSVMGLACGTCRMGPDPATSVVNLQGRCHELENLWIADASVFPSCPAVGPGLTVIANALRVAEEVRWVLG
- a CDS encoding DNA methyltransferase; this encodes MSNRHPFHSLCPYFAMFPEEFVEHQVLTYTTPGDVVFDPFCGRGTTVFESLLHGRPSYGVDINPVAACIAGAKAEAPSLQSIFRRINELEESFTSDPILSVAPSPFFEACYERNTLAEILFLREHLQWRHDQVDRFIAALTLGVLHGESHRSDYCLSNRMPRTISTKPDYSIRWWAERGLQPPRRRVFDVLRNTATFRFRAPSAEIRGMVRQADARDSAASFPEICGKVRLVVTSPPYLDTTDYAEDQWLRLWFLGGAPFPELRKNPDDRHTRIDRYWQFLCEAWAGVIPLLSDHAVIVVRIGGAKLTKDDLFRGVTQSLRDAAESDHGRSVQPVHEGVTSSIRPREVRAFRPATSRANVEHDFAYELSYCPAA